The genomic window GAGAGGCCACCAGTACGTTGCCGACTGCGGCGATCGCCAACAGCCCCAGCATCATCTGCCAGACCTGGGTGTGAGGCATTGGGCGAGCGTCTTTGACGATCACCCAGGTTTCAAAGGGCTGTACGTTGGGCATACGCGACATCAAAAAGAACTGATCGGAAACCCCCAATTCGTTCAGCCGCCGCAGTACTCCGCTGACCTCGCTTTCTGCGTTTAAAGCATTCTCGTCGGCGTCGACGCGCCCTTGGTAGCGCGGCAATTGAGCGAGCAGTTGAATGTTCTCGTTGAACAGATCGGCCGAGTGCAGGGGCACAAACGCGCAAGGCTCTTCACCACAGACCTTGGCTTCGGCGAGCAGCGACGTGTCGTAGCGAATTCCTTCGATCCGCACGTGGCGATTGGCGCCCGGACCGCTTTCCATCAAGTCATCAAATTGCCAGACGTCGGCGGCTTCCGACGAGGACAGTTCGGTTCGAAACCGAGGCACGTACAGATAGCACGCCCAAGCCCCCACGGTCATGCATAACATTCCGACAACAACGAGGGAACGTGAGCCTTTTTTTTTCGGTGCGTGCATGCTGAAGTTCGATTGGTCAGAAGGGATGAAACGTGCCCGAATTTCGATAAACTGCGAAACATTACGTTTCCGCCACGTGCCGAAAGCTTTTTTGCCGAACGTCACGGTTGGAATCCCTCCGCCGCGTTGGCGATCGTATCGGTTGCGCGGATTGTTCGTCGTGCCCTGCCGCCCCGGATTCAAATGTGCTCCCCAGCGACCCTGACCAACCGAACCAATCGCACTCGCAACCTGCTTCCCACGAATCGGATCGAGGGGCTGCAGAGCCGGAGGTGCTGCAAGTCCTGACCACCACAGCCCAACTGGAAGACGCACAACGAATTGCCGAGCGTCTGGTGGCGGACCGGCTCGCGGCCTGTGTGCAAATCGAAGCTCCGATCCGCAGCCTGTATCGTTGGGACAACCAAGTGCAGGACGACACCGAGTACCGGCTGACGGCCAAAACCACGCGCGACCGGTTTCCCACTCTGTGCGCTTGCTTGGAGGAAATCCATCCCTACGACGTGCCCGAAATCATCGCCACCCTGGTCATTGCGGGAAGCCCGGCTTATCTACAGTGGGTTGCCGAGCAAGTCAGCGAGTAGAGAACTCGCGCGGTTGAAATGACTGACTGCTACGATGACAGGGGCCGGAACACCAACTGTTTGTATAATAATGGGGTCAGTGAAACGCGAGCGTACAAAACGGACAACACGCTCGCCAGTATCAGCTAAAGCGGCGCTGCGATCGGCACGTACAGCTACGGCTGGGACGACAATATGAACAAGACGAGCGAAACGATCACCGGCACGATGAGCAACTACGGCTTCACGGTTCCGACGAGCGGCTGTGACGATGAAGATCGTCTGGTGGGCTGGAACCGCGCCGACAGCAACCTCGACCAGTCGTGGGACCTCAGCTTCGTCGGCGACTGGGATAGTTTTACCGAGAACAGCACGACGCAGAACCGCACGCACGGCGACGCACATGAGATCCTCACGGCCGCCAGCCAGTCGGTGACGCACGACACCAAAGGCAACCAAACGGGCCTGCCGTCGAATCTGACAACATCCACGTCAGGCCTGACGCTTGAGTGGGACTTCGAGAACAAGCTTCACGCCGCTGATGTGGACGGCACACCGGGCGCGGACATCCTGCAGAAGTTCGACGCCCTGGGACGCCGCATCTCACGAGACGATGGCACGCCCACGACCGTTTACGTGCCGAGCGGCCAGCAGACGATCGCTGACTACACCGCCGGCACAGCACCGAGCAGTACGACCTATCGGTACGCCTACGCCAGCTACATCGACGAGCCCGTCATGCGAGCCGGCAGTGCGTCGACGACCAGGCTCTACTACCACCGCAACCAACAATACAGCGTCACCGCACTGACAGATACGACCGCTACGATCAGTGAACGCTACGCCTATGACGCCTACGGCAAACTCACCGTTCTGGACGGTGGCGGGACGGCGCTATCCGGTTCGGCGTACGGGAATCGGTATACCTATACGGGACGCGAGTGGGATGGTGAGCTTGGGCTCTATCACTATCGGGCGCGAATGTATGATCCTGTGGCGGGACGGTTCTGCTCTAGAGATCCGATCGGATATGTCTCAGGTGATCTTTGCCTCTTCGGCTATACAAATGGCGCGCCAACACGTTACACCGATCCTCAGGGTCTGCAGGTCGTTGCTCCGCGGAAGAACGACGATCGAGGCAAGCCCTACAAGCATCCTATGGGGAACTGGCAGACGCTGCACACAGCTAGGATCGATGCGGGATGTTGCAAAGGAACGGTCTCAGTGAATTTCGGATTTAAGTTAGGGACAGTTAAACG from Roseimaritima ulvae includes these protein-coding regions:
- a CDS encoding RHS repeat-associated core domain-containing protein, coding for MNKTSETITGTMSNYGFTVPTSGCDDEDRLVGWNRADSNLDQSWDLSFVGDWDSFTENSTTQNRTHGDAHEILTAASQSVTHDTKGNQTGLPSNLTTSTSGLTLEWDFENKLHAADVDGTPGADILQKFDALGRRISRDDGTPTTVYVPSGQQTIADYTAGTAPSSTTYRYAYASYIDEPVMRAGSASTTRLYYHRNQQYSVTALTDTTATISERYAYDAYGKLTVLDGGGTALSGSAYGNRYTYTGREWDGELGLYHYRARMYDPVAGRFCSRDPIGYVSGDLCLFGYTNGAPTRYTDPQGLQVVAPRKNDDRGKPYKHPMGNWQTLHTARIDAGCCKGTVSVNFGFKLGTVKRRGGKDELVPRRTMHGIVHAEFKTTDGSLGDGCECHFAQYFHLHVKYRNGIPAPIDVGLDENILVDPNVDYQDGGTEDIPWYDDGSLSNSTDDEISIFDDPELPGYILNENRNVISASLHFKDYLVCNGKVVYMFRWQRSCVPDGEGGNNCNTTFGGGGSTTGELPVGAPVW
- the cutA gene encoding divalent-cation tolerance protein CutA, which codes for MLPSDPDQPNQSHSQPASHESDRGAAEPEVLQVLTTTAQLEDAQRIAERLVADRLAACVQIEAPIRSLYRWDNQVQDDTEYRLTAKTTRDRFPTLCACLEEIHPYDVPEIIATLVIAGSPAYLQWVAEQVSE
- a CDS encoding metal-sensitive transcriptional regulator, producing MHAPKKKGSRSLVVVGMLCMTVGAWACYLYVPRFRTELSSSEAADVWQFDDLMESGPGANRHVRIEGIRYDTSLLAEAKVCGEEPCAFVPLHSADLFNENIQLLAQLPRYQGRVDADENALNAESEVSGVLRRLNELGVSDQFFLMSRMPNVQPFETWVIVKDARPMPHTQVWQMMLGLLAIAAVGNVLVASQPASAVGWLYIFNPVGLAFATLVGYPFRNPGRFFRGIGLIAVSLGIGCLALAYAAAFPDGLAHLPGPIVIMGAIPVAVLGVSLAMGGMIRFLFPPLGTTTKEVHPLAKRRPTISADILCGN